Proteins found in one Planococcus citri chromosome 2, ihPlaCitr1.1, whole genome shotgun sequence genomic segment:
- the LOC135837588 gene encoding RCC1 and BTB domain-containing protein 1-like, whose amino-acid sequence MDIHKYLCEWNLSDDFIERIETFAVWRNGYARDAIFVTKTHEVYAGGDIIELCCEEASINISNPNVDVYEPVKLSALCGKRIKKFIIGIGEVFICTEEGDVFGYGYRYGHDKIPSKYVFPEKVSQLQGLCVIDIAIGRGESLALCDNGELYSFKFGVLIRRLVNINVTHYAKPLNIFYTSEDCYISLMENGRVMKLIYEHDNEYCPLSGVFENNMRNHAEVIGFQKAIDHGKIEKIACSSSHVLALDEYGRLFVAGSNSCGRLGLDKDEKYHGDKFERNSFFTEKIIDIAVSGGLSAALTVSGKVYMWGFGRCESIFIPKLTPLESFHEVFFYYGTYLTTYKPITVHELSSVTSNSVKTLDIATSKIKQIERPLSDAQNVLIDAFKKAFDDPKFCDLFIVVEGKTIPVHRSILSLRCEHFAEIFQKSLPIENPSVLEIEDGDFKVYKALLKFLYTDEIDDTLSFNEITELLNLANKYNVEQLAECCVRLIQSDITAENVVSLYERVHVMSKATKMKNVFDQLQKFCVKFTVDNDTAIVLSDEFAKLNGEMAKEFIVEVFKYKSNSKN is encoded by the exons ATGGATATCCATAAGTACCTTTGCGAATGGAATTTAAGCGATGATTTCATTGAACGAATCGAAACTTTCGCCGTGTGGA GAAATGGTTATGCTAGGGATGCGATTTTCGTCACAAAAACCCATGAAGTTTATGCTGGTGGGGATATCATAGAACTCTGCTGTGAAGAGGCATCAATAAACATTTCCAACCCAAACGTAGACGTTTATGAACCAGTGAAGCTATCTGCGTTGTGTGGCAAACGAATCAAAA aatttataatCGGAATTGGTGAGGTTTTCATTTGTACTGAGGAGGGAGATGTGTTCGGTTATGGATATCGTTATGGTCACGATAAAATTCCTTCTAAATATGTTTTTCCTGAGAAAGTTTCCCAGCTGCAAGGATTGTGTGTGATTGACATCGCCATAGGAAGAGGAGAAAGTTTGGCTTTATGTGATAATGGAGAG CTGTATTCATTCAAATTTGGTGTGCTAATCAGACGCCTGGTGAATATTAATGTTACACATTATGCAAAACCATTGAACATATTTTATACGTCAGAAGACTGTTACATTTCATTAATGGAGAATGGAAGA GTGATGAAGCTGATTTACGAACACGATAATGAATATTGCCCGCTTAGTGGTGTTTTTGAGAACAACATGAGGAATCACGCCGAAGTTATAGGTTTTCAAAAAGCTATCGATcatggtaaaattgaaaaaatagcttGCAGCAGTTCACATGTGCTAGCTCTGGATGAATATGGCCGTTTATTTGTGGCTGGTAGCAATTCTTGTGGGCGACTTGGACTTGATAAAGATGAAAAGTACCATGGAGACAAATTTGAACgcaattcattttttactgaaaa AATCATCGACATTGCTGTCAGTGGTGGCCTATCAGCTGCGTTGACGGTAAGCGGTAAAGTATACATGTGGGGTTTCGGCCGAT GCGAATCCATTTTTATACCTAAGCTAACGCCGTTAGAATCGTTTCATGAAGTTTTCTTTTATTATGGAACGTATTTGACAACTTATAAACCAATCACCGTTCACGAATTATCATCCGTAACTTCTAACTCAGTGAAAACCCTTGACATTGCTACCTCTAAAATCAAGCAAATTGAACGTCCGCTCTCAGATGCCCAAAATGTACTGATTGATGCtttcaaaaaagcatttgaCGATCCG AAATTCTGCGACTTATTCATCGTAGTGGAAGGTAAAACGATTCCAGTCCATAGATCAATATTATCCCTACGATGTGAACATTTtgcggaaatttttcaaaaaagtttgccGATTGAAAATCCAAG TGTTTTAGAAATCGAAGACGGTGATTTCAAAGTTTATAAAGCTTTGCTCAAATTCTTATATACGGATGAAATCGACGATACGTTATCCTTCAACGAGATTACAG AATTACTCAACTTGGCCAATAAATATAATGTAGAACAGTTGGCCGAGTGTTGCGTACGACTCATACAATCCGATATTACCGCTGAGAATGTTGTTTCTCTGTACGAACGTGTGCATGTGATGAGTAAAGcaacaaagatgaaaaatgtttttgatcaattgcaaaaattctgcGTGAAGTTTACCGTGGACAATGATACGGCGATCGTTTTATCAGACGAATTTGCTAAGCTAAATGGAGAAATGGCTAAAGAATTTAttgttgaagtttttaaatACAAATCCAATTCTAAGAATTGA
- the LOC135837587 gene encoding RCC1 and BTB domain-containing protein 1-like → MDIRKYLCDWELDEDFIDEIDRFAVWRGCNTPEFGNAFFVMKNLDVYAAGVSSSSKNTNKPVLLPSLCGRRIKKFVAEDTRVLVCTEEGEVFGYGSWFSRNKIFIMNMPQKVSSLEGLRIVDIAIGPQSNCLALRDDGKIEVFDFAVPLKYLVDTSPAADTKPLNIFNVTGHIYVSLLENGKMMKIDTSIDDFLPNPSAKKFKKNTCEVMNYPKADAGKIKKIIPGFPHIQYVLDEYGLLFVISYDVQGELKLQEFQVNSCFPEKIVDVAGSRLCSLTAVLTEKGNVYMWGRGRGASISNPTLTPFKTLHEVFLHYSMPLSTYKLMNVDELLSEPSHANRTRTNDQQNFFIDMFKNAFDKQTLCDLFVEVGGNTIPVHKSVLALRCKHFVEVFQKDWPEEKPIIVEIKDGDFKVYKAFLEYLYTDQIDTSLSFNDILELLNLANKYHSEQLAERCVLLIQSNITVESVILLYVRATVMIKDTTMKKIFDQLKDSCVRFTADHENIVVISDEFAKMDSDMARELIIDVCKSRCKN, encoded by the exons ATGGATATTCGGAAATACCTGTGCGATTGGGAACTCGATGAAGACTTCATCGACGAGATTGACAGATTCGCTGTTTGGA GAGGCTGTAATACCCCTGAGTTTGGGAATGCTTTCTTCGTGATGAAAAATCTAGACGTTTATGCGGCAGGAGTAAGCTCAAGCTCAAAAAACACTAACAAACCGGTGCTTCTTCCTTCATTATGTGGCAGAAGAATCAAAA AATTTGTTGCCGAAGATACTAGAGTTCTTGTTTGTACTGAGGAAGGTGAAGTTTTTGGTTATGGATCGTGGTTCTctcgtaataaaatttttatcatgaaTATGCCTCAGAAAGTATCCTCCCTGGAGGGTTTGCGTATAGTGGATATCGCAATTGGACCACAGTCAAACTGTCTAGCTTTACGTGATGATGGAAAG ATTGAAGTATTCGATTTCGCCGTTCCACTAAAATATCTAGTGGACACTTCACCCGCAGCAGATACGAAACCGTTGAATATATTTAATGTAACCGGCCATATTTATGTTTCATTATTGGAGAATGGGAAG ATGATGAAGATAGATACCAGTATCGATGATTTTTTACCTAACCCGAGTGccaagaaattcaagaaaaatactTGCGAAGTGATGAATTATCCAAAAGCTGATGccggtaaaattaaaaaaatcattcctggATTTCCACATATACAATATGTTCTGGATGAATATGGTCTGTTATTTGTGATAAGCTACGATGTACAAGGAGAGCTCAAACTTCAAGAATTTCAAGTCAATTCGTGTTTCCCCGAAAA GATTGTTGATGTTGCTGGTAGTCGTCTTTGTTCTCTAACAGCTGTGTTGACTGAAAAAGGCAACGTTTATATGTGGGGAAGAGGCCGAG GTGCATCCATTTCAAACCCTACGCTTACGCCATTCAAGACCCTTCATGAAGTTTTCCTTCATTATTCGATGCCATTGTCGACCTATAAACTAATGAACGTTGACGAATTGCTTTCTGAGCCGAGTCATGCTAACCGGACGAGAACGAATGATCAGCAGAATTTCTTTATTGATATgttcaaaaatgcatttgatAAACAG ACACTATGCGATTTATTCGTAGAAGTAGGAGGTAATACAATTCCAGTCCACAAATCAGTTCTAGCCTTGAGATGTAAACATTTCGTGGAAGTATTTCAGAAAGATTGGCCCGAAGAGAAACCGAT TATTGTAGAAATTAAAGACGGTGATTTCAAAGTGTATAAAGCTTTCCTTGAGTACCTATATACGGACCAAATTGACACTTCGTTATCCTTCAACGACATTTTAG AATTGCTCAACTTGGCGAATAAATATCATTCAGAACAGTTGGCCGAACGTTGTGTACTATTGATTCAGTCCAATATTACCGTCGAAAGTGTTATTTTATTATACGTACGTGCCACTGTGATGATCAAAGACACCacgatgaagaaaattttcgatcaattAAAGGATTCCTGCGTAAGATTTACTGCAGACCATGAAAATATAGTTGTAATATCTGACGAATTCGCTAAGATGGATTCAGATATGGCGAGAGAGTTAATCATAGATGTTTGCAAAAGTAGATGTAAGAATTGA